From one Sphaeramia orbicularis chromosome 9, fSphaOr1.1, whole genome shotgun sequence genomic stretch:
- the polr3d gene encoding DNA-directed RNA polymerase III subunit RPC4, translated as MADSGSGDSSGQRVPTPGGSGVGLLSGRRPTAAITAGRLPSMRSRDLTLGGVKKKTFTPNIIGRKVKEETKVEGGQRRDRRDADRGRGPRDRGRGRGRPEVIQSHSIFEQGPAEMMMKKRGVYESERDAPSMGPSPIINIKKEKRETEEETKEILRKLERDNFIDDPFLRSEQRSCPVQVPLAVSGWGFKEEFKVKVEKVEEDIEPMDASVEVKKEPEETEIKAESSFRPPPLPEPEVLPDLLHRWSLSKGEELFFMQLPDSLPGQPPTKEQRPVKTEVQSEDGQSVLLKTESQEVEVEENNCNLKDLREGLIGKMLVRKSGRVQLILGQVTLDVSLGTTCSFLQELVSIGTEGQTGDLTVLGHIKHKMVCSPDFEALLQGST; from the exons ATGGCAGATTCAGGCTCTGGTGACTCCAGTGGTCAACGAGTGCCAACCCCTGGAGGGAGTGGGGTTGGACTGCTGTCGGGCCGCCGACCAACAGCTGCCATCACTGCCGGCCGCCTGCCTTCGATGCGCTCTAGAGACCTCACACTGGGAGGAGTTAAGAAG aaaacGTTTACACCCAATATTATTGGCCGAAAAGTCAAAGAAGA AACAAAAGTTGAAGGAGGGCAAAGGAGAGACAGAAGGGATGCAGATCGAGGCAGAGGCCCGAGAGACCGAGGCAGAGGCAGGGGTCGCCCAGAAGTCATCCAGTCTCACTCTATTTTTGAACAGGGACCTGCAGAGATGATGATGAAAAAGAGAG GCGTTTATGAGAGCGAACGAGACGCCCCCAGCATGGGACCTTCACCCATCATCAACATCaaaaaagagaagagagagaccGAGGAAGAAACCAAAGAGATTCTACGCAAGTTGGAGCGAGACAAT TTCATAGATGACCCCTTTCTGAGGAGTGAGCAGAGAAGCTGCCCTGTACAGGTGCCTCTCGCTGTATCAGGATGGGGATTTAAGGAGGAGTTTAAGGTTAAAGTTGAGAAGGTAGAGGAGGATATTGAACCCATGGATGCTTCGGTCGAAG TGAAAAAGGAGCCAGAAGAAACGGAAATAAAGGCTGAATCATCTTTTAGGCCTCCGCCCCTTCCCGAGCCTGAGGTTCTGCCTGACCTGTTGCACCGGTGGAGTCTGAGCAAAGGGGAGGAGCTGTTCTTCATGCAGTTACCTGACTCACTGCCTGGCCAGCCTCCTACCAAAGAGCAAAGACCAGTGAAAACTGAGGTGCAGTCAGAGGATGGGCAGTCGGTGCTTCTGAAGACAGAGTCTCAG GAAGtagaagttgaagaaaacaacTGTAATCTGAAGGATCTGCGGGAAGGTCTTATAGGAAAGATGCTGGTGCGGAAGTCTGGCCGAGTGCAACTTATTCTGGGACAAGTGACACTAGATGTGTCGCTAGGAACGACATGCTCTTTCCTGCAG GAACTGGTCTCCATCGGCACAGAGGGACAGACAGGTGACTTAACTGTATTGGGACATATCAAACATAAAATGGTTTGCTCTCCAGACTTTGAGGCTCTCTTACAGGGCAGTACGTGA